The DNA window GCCTTCATCGGGATCGCCCTTCGCGAGCGCCGAGAAGAGGTTGTGCGCCTGCTCGAACGAGATGTGCGGCGGCAGCTGCGAAATGTTCGGATCGACGACCGCATCGAAGATCACCGGACGGTCCGAGGCGAGCGCACGGTCCCAAGCCGGACCGACGTCTTCGGAGCGCTCGACGCGTATTCCGCGCAACCCGATCTGATCCGCGTACTGCGCGTAGTTGAAATGAGGAAGATTTTGCGAGGCTTCGTACTTCGGGTTTCCTCCCTCGATCCGCATCTCCCACGTGACTTGATTGAGGTCGGAGTTGTTCATGACTAAAAAGATCAACCGCGGATCCGACCAGCGTTTCCAGTATTTCGCCACGGTCAGCATTTCGGCGTTACCGTTCATCTGCATGGCTCCGTCGCCCGTGCACGCGATGACCACACGGTTTGGAAAAGCAAACTTTGCCGCGATGGCGTAAGGAACCGCCGAGCCCATCGTGGCGAGACTCCCCGAGAGCGAGGATTTCATCCCGCGCCGCATGTGAATGTTGCGCGCGAACCAATTGGTCGCAGTGCCGGCGTCGCCGCTCAAGATCGCGTCGTCGGGAAGCCGCTCGTTCAATTCCCAGAAAACGAGCTGCGGGTTGATCTGCTCGCCGGTTACGTGACAGCGGGCTTTTTCGTCGCCGTCCCAATCTACGCGGTTCTTGGCGATTTTTTCACGCCACGCGCCGTTTGCTTTCGGTTCGAGCAGCGGCAGAAGCGCGGCGAGCGTTTCGCGGCTGTCGCCGACGAGGTTGAGCTCGGTCGGAAAGCGCAAGCCGAGATTGCGCGCATCGATGTCGATTTGAATCCCGCGCGCCTGCCCTTCTTTCGGAAGGAACTCCGAGTACGGATAGGACGTGCCGACCATGAGCAGCGTATCGCACTCGTTCATCATGTCGGAGCTCGGGCGCGTGCCGAGCAGCCCCAGCGTTCCGGTCACGTACGGCAGATCGTCGGGAACGACGTACTTTCCTAGCAGCGCTTTGGCGACGCCGGCTCCGAGACGGTCCGCAACGGCGAGCACCTCGTCGGCGGCGTTGGCAGCGCCCTGGCCGACCATTATTGCGACGCGCTTTCCACTATTGAGAATCTCCGCCGCGCGCTGCAAATCGGCCGCCGACGGTACGACGACCGGCGCGCACACGCCGACGCTGCTATGCATCATGTTGTGCGTGTGCGGAGGATTGGGAACGGCCTTCTTTTCTTGAACGTCCTTGGGCACGATCACGCACGTCACGGCCCGCATCGCCTTTGCGGTGCGAACCGCGCGGTCCACGACGTGCCGCATGGCGGCCGGACTCGAAACCGTGTAGACGTACTCGGTCACGTCTTGCAAGAGCACTTGCAGGTCGACTTCTTGCTGATACGAACTGCCGAGCGCGCTCGTCGCCGCCTGACCGACGATCGCAACGACCGGCGTGTGATCCATCTTTGCATCGTAGAGACCGTTGAGCAAATGAACGGCGCCCGGGCCTGACGTCGCTAAGCAGAGGCCAACCTCACCGGTGAACTTCGCATGCGCGCAGGCCATGAACGCGGCCATCTCTTCGTGACGAACTTGGATGAATTCGAGTTTGTCGCCGATGCGATCGAACGCGCCCATGATCCCATTGATGCCGTCGCCCGGGTAGCCGTAGACGCGTTTAAAACCCCACTCCACAAGGCGTCCGAGTAAGAAATCACTGGCGTTCACAATCGTTAACTCCGCTGCTTTTTGCAAGCAATTGTTGAGATACGTACGAGTCGTTGGTCCCTATGAATGTACCCACGCGCCGTGACCCGAAACAAACGAACTTGCGTTGTTTTTTGCCAATCGCTTAATCGACCGAACCGATTCGGCGGACGAACAGAACCAGCAATCCCAGACCGAACATCCAAGCAACGAAGCCTTCGGCTACCGGTCCGATATTGGCCAGTTGCAAACCGCCGGGGTTGTAGACGTCCGTTTTCGTTTGCAAGTATCCGACGTATCGGAGCACGTCGTTGAGATCGCGCGAGCTGAGGACGTCCGAGCCGAACTTCGGCATTTCACCCGGTCCGCTGCGAACCGCCTCGGCAATCTGCTCGGGCGCCGTTGCCATGAGCGACGGAGCGACGTTTGCGTACCCGGCGGATGCGCCGTGCGCGCTCACGCCGTGGCAATGCGCGCAGTTCTCCGCAAAGATCCGGCGTCCGCGATTCGCATCGCCGGGTCCGATTTGCGGCACCTTTGGAGCGCCGTGAGCGCGCGCTGAGACGTACCCGACGATGGCTCGGATCTCCGCGTCGTTGAAAGACGGCGCCTTTTGCTCGGGCTGCTCGTTCGGCGCCGCCGCCGGCATCCGGCCGGTTCTGAGCATGAAGTCGACGTACCCCGCGCCGGTCCCGATAAGCGGCGGACCGTCGGGGCTGCCTTGCAGGTGCGTTCCGTGACACGACGAGCAGTGCACGTTGTAAAGTGATTCACCGTCGCGAGCCGGTGCGAGCGCGAGCGCGAGGGCCAGCACGAGATGCATCATGCGATAGCCTCCCGGTGATCGCGTGCCGCCCAGGCGACGCCGGTGAGCATAAACGCAGCAAAGAGCAGCGCGCCGCCGCCGATCCACATGACGGCACCGGCGTTCTGCTGATCGGCGAGCGCGGCGGCGACGGTACGTCCCACCAGGTAGTGCGGATAGAGGACGCGTTGCGAAGCGTAGATTGCGAGACCCAAAAACGCCCCTTGCGGGATCGCGAGAAACAGATAGAAGAGTCGAACCGGAAAGGCGACGGGCAGCGGCGCGTAGCCGACCTGCACCACGGGCAGCCAGAACAGCAGCGCGCTCGTAAAGAGCAGGCCGTGCTCGACGACGTGGGCACCTTCGTAGCGCAGCGCGAGATCGTAGAGCGGTGAAAAATGGATCCCCCACAGAACCGCAACGAAGAGCAGCCACGCGACGACCGGCGATGCGAACGCCAGCACGAGCGGGTGGCGCGCGATGCGGGCGATCGCTCTAGCGGCACGCGGCGGCGGCAGAGCGACTGCGAGCAGGAGCGGTGCGCCGAGCAGCAGCAGCGGCGGCACGATCAGGGCAAGCGCGAGATGCTGCGTCATATGAGCGGCAAAAGAGCGATCGACCAGGCCGTCGATCGCGGGCGAGAACGCTGCGGTCGCCACGACGACGCCGGCGCAAAACGCAGCCACGCGCCCCCGACCGAACCGCCGATGCGGGTAGCGACGATCGTATGCCCGCACGCAGGTGAGGTAGCCGGCGAGAATCGCGGCGCCGAACAGCATTGCAATCACGTGATCTTCTCTTCGTCGAAACCGCCCCGCTCGTTGCGCCGCAATCGCACGCGTTCCGCGGCGCTAACGCCTCCGCGCCGGCGCAGCTCGCTCGCGAGCGCGAACGCGACGATGAAACCGAGAATCGGCGCGACGACGAACCCGAAGCGATAGACCACGTTGATCGTATCGACCGACAGGTGCAGGTAGCGTGCTTGAACGTCGCCGCTGCCCGCGAGGGTCAGATCGAGCGCGAGCATAAAAAGTGCGACGCCGGCGCCGGTGCGCCACGGCACGTCGCGCGGCCGGTCCAACAGTTGATGCGACGCGCGATCGCCCGTGATCGCGCGCTCGATGAACGGCCATCCGAAGAGCAGGCCGAAGAGGACCAGCGGCAGCAGCACGCCCGGAAAGAATGGCGAGGGGATCGTGTGTCCCCAGAGGTGGATCGACCACGGAAAGCTGATACGCAGCGCGCCGTCGAGCCACCCAACGTACCAATCGGGCTGCGCGGGCGAAGCGGCCAGCGAAGCATCGTAGGGGCCGAATATCCAAATCGGATTGATCTGCACGAACGCCCCGAGCGCCACGAGGACCGCGATCGTCGCGAAACCCAGCGCGATCGACTTGGCCGCGTAGTTCGGCATCAGCGGCGAGCCGACGACGTTGTGCTCGGTGCGCCGCGGCCCGCGAAATTGCGAATGCTTCTGCCGCCAGAGAATCGCCAGATGCACGCCGATGACCGCGGCAATCGCTGCGGGAACCGCGAAGACGTGCGCCGCGAAGAGCCGGGGACCGATATCGTTGCTGTTCGGGAAGGCACCCCCCAGCAGTAAAAACGACGCCCACGTGCCGACGAAGGGAATCGCGAGCAGAACCGAGTCGGCGATGCGAAGCCCGATCCCGCTCAAGAGATCGTCCGGGAGCGAGTACCCGGTAAAACCTTCGCCCATTGCCAGCAGAAAGAGCACGACGCCCACGAGCCAGTTCAATTCGCGCGGCTTGCGAAACGCACCGGTGAAAAAGACCCGCGCCATGTGCACGACGATGCCGGCGACGAAGAGGAGTGCCGCCCAATGGTGGATCTGACGAATGAGCAATCCCGCGTTAACCGCAAAACTCAAGTGGAGCGCCGATGCGTAAGCCGTCGACATCGTGACGCCGTCGAGCAGCGCGTAAGGTCCGTGATAGACCACCTTGGTCGGCGCGGGATCGAAATTAAAGGCGAGAAACGTGCCGGTCGCGAGTAAGACGAGAAAACTATACAGATTTATCTCGCCCAGCATAAACGACCAATGGTCGGGGAATGCCTTGCGCAGGGCGTGCTTCATGAAATGAGCCGTGCCCAGGCGATCGTCGAACCACAGGACGAACCGTTCGGTCATCCCCACGCTTAACCGCGCTCCCAAAAGCCGGGGCCAACCGGAACCGGGTAATCACCCTTCGCGCGGAGATAGCCGGCCGAATCGACTTCGAGCGGCAATTGCGGCAGCGCGTGGTCGGCCGGACCCGAGAGCACCTTTCCGGCATCGGCGACATCGAACACCGACTGATGGCAGGGGCACATCAGTTGATGCGCCGCCGCACGATAGAGCGCCACCGGGCAGCCGGCGTGCGTGCAGATCTTCGAGTAGGCGATATAGCCGTCGACGCTTTGACCGACACCGTCCGGCAGCCGGATCAAGACCGTCTGCGACGACGCATCGCCGATTGCGCCCTCCGGAAAAACGGTGACGATTGAGTCGACGTTGAGCGCATCCTTCGTAAGGATCTCGCCGTTTTCGCGTACGAGCCGGTCGCCCGGTTTCCATTTCGTCTTAAAGAGCGCGCCGTCGGGCGCCGGCCCCCACGAACGAAACGGGAAGAGCGCGGCGATGCCAAAAATGCCGAGGGCGGCGTACAGCAATTTCACCAGGCCGCCCCGGCGCGTGACCTCTTCCTCGGTTTGTTCCAATTCATCGACGGCGGCGCTGCGATCGGCGCTATCCGATGGATACTCTTCGATCTGGTCGATGACTCGATCGTCGCCGATAATCCAATTCGCCCAACCGATCGCCGCGATGGCGAAACCCAGCAAGGCGACGGCCAACGCCAAGCCTTCCGCCTGAATGCTCGCGTGGAGCACGTAGGCCGCCATGAAACCGAGGCTGCCCAGAATGGCCAGCCCCAAGGCGCCGGCGATCGCGCGATCTTTAGCGTTCATCGGATGAGGTAGATCGCGCCCCAAATGCCGACCCACACGATAAAAACGAAGTGCCAATAGTAGGAAATCGCTTCCGCACCCGCGCGATGGTTGGCGGTAAGAGCGCCGCCGCGCAGCCCGAAAAAGAGCGCGACCAGCAAAATGATTCCCGCCGCGACGTGGAGCAAATGAAAGCCGGTCATCGCGTAAAACAGCGACCCGTAGGCGCTGCTCGCGATCGTGAACGTATTTTTCGTATAGCCGTCCAACGCGATTGCAATAAACGCGACGCCGCAGAGAATACCCGCCGCGAGCCAGCCGTATGCGGCCCGATACCGGTTGCGATCGAGCGCGCGGGTCATCAAGAACATCACGACGCTCGAAAAGAACAACAGCGATGTCCCGGCCGAGGAGGCGAGCATATCCAGATGAACGTTGGGAGGCGGCCATTGCGCGGTTTGGCTGCGCAGATCGAAATACGCCGCGAACAGGCCGGCGAAGAACATAAGTTCGGAGGCTAAGAAAATCACTACGCCAAAGACGAGCGGGTGCGCGCGAATGCCCAGCGGGCTCTCGCGATGACGGGCGCTGCGCCGATGGGATACGGAATCGACTGCCAAGATGTGACGTCTCCTACTCGGAGCTTCTGTACCCGAAACCGTCCGATGTTAAATCGCAAAATCGTGGGTAAGTGAGAAATCCGATGCCACTCTTCGACCCCGCGTCAGTTCAGGCGCAGACGCTTCGTGGAGACTGGGAGATTTTTTTCGGTGCCGCGGTGGTCGTTGCGATCATCATGTTCGCGCTGATTCTGCTTCCGCTTTTGCTGTGGCGCCGCCGCGGAGATGCGTTGCCGCCGCAGTTCAAAAAGAACCGCTCGTTCGCGTACGTCTATATCCTGACCCCGTTCGCGCTGGTCGCGGTACTGTTCTATTTCACATTTGTTAAGGAGCGCAGCGTGGACGCCCTCGTCCCGTCGCCCTATGCAACGGTTGACGTGACGGCCTTTCGCTGGTCTTGGCAGTTCGTCTACCCGCACGCGCGCATTCGCATCGTCGGAACGCCGCAGCAGCCGCCGGTCCTCGTGCTACCGCTGGGAAAAATAACCCAGGTTAACCTCACATCGGTCGACGTGAACCATGCCTTCTGGATCCCGTACTTCCTCTTCAAGCGCGACGCGATTGCCGGAATGACCAATCATTTCGATCTGACGCCGACGCGCCTGGGAACCTTTCGCGGACTTTGCGCGGAGTATTGCGGGCTCGACCACACGCTCATGACGTTTCAAGTCAAAGTCATCTCGGACGCCGACTACCGGCGTTGGCTCGCGACCGCAGGAAAGAGCACGCCGTGATCGCCTGGTTAACCTCGACCGATCATAAGAAGATCGGCATCATGTACATCGTCGCAACCTCGTTCTTTTTCGGGATAGCCGGCATTCTCGCAATGCTCATCCGGACCCAGCTTGCGACGCCCGACATGACGTTTCTCGGTCCGCACGCGTTCGATCAAGTGTTCACGATCCACGGCACGGCCATGATCTTTCTCTTCGTCGCGCCGTTCGGGCTCGGTCTCGCGAATTTCTTGATTCCGCTGCAGATCGGCGCTCCCGACATGGCGTTCCCACGCCTAAACGCAACGGCACTTTGGCTCTTCATCTTCGGCGGCCTCACGGTCTTAAGCGGTGCGTTTGCATCGGGCGGCGCCGCATCGTCGGGCTGGACGGCCTTCGCACCGCTCTCCGAGATTCGGATCTCTGCCGGCGCGGGCCAAGATCTTTGGATCGTCGGACTAACGATGACGTCCATCTCTTCGATCCTGACCGCGCTCAACATCGTGGTAACGGTCTTTTTGCTGCGCGCGCCGGGAATGACGATGTGGCGCATCCCGATTTTCTCCTGGGAGATGGTCGCAACGTCGCTGCTGATCTTGATGGCTTTCCCGCCACTGGTCACCGTCTTCGCGATGCTGCTGATCGACCGGCACCTTGGCGGCCAATTCTTCGACCCCGCGCACGGCGGCAATCCGGTGCTCTATCAGCATCTCTTCTGGTTCTTCGGCCATCCGGAAGTCTACGTGATGATTCTGCCGTATTTCGGCGTCGTGACCGAGATCGTTGCGGTCTTTTCACGCAAGCCCGTCTTCGGATACGTCGAACTCGTGCTCTCCGCATTCGCGATCGCCGGCCTCTCGATGGGGGTCTGGGCTCACCACATGTTCACGACCGGCGCCGTGACCAATCTGTTCTTCTCCGCGATGTCGTTTCTCATAGCGATTCCGACCGGGGTGAAATTCTTCAATTGGATCGGCACGATGTGGAAGGGCTCGATCGAGTTCTCCACGCCCATGCTCTTCGTAATCGGCTTCATGTTGAATTTCTTGATCGGTGGGATTACCGGCGTCATGGTCGCTTCGCCGCCGATCGATTTTCATGCCGAAGACAGCTATTTCTTGGTCGCACATTTCCACTACGTGCTCGGCGGCGGCAGTCTCTTTGCGATCTTCGCCGCGCTCTACTTTTGGTTCCCCAAGATCTTCGGCGTAAAGTTGAGCGAGCGCATCGGGAAGTGGACGTTCGGCATCCTCTTCGCCGGTTTCAATCTCACGTTTTTTCCGATGCACTTTATGGGCATCGAGGGCATGCCGCGGCGCGTCTACACGTATCCCGCGATCGAACACCTGCCGCTGCTCAACGCGCTCGCAACCATCGGCGCGGGATTGATGGCCGTAGGCGTTCTGCTCTTCCTGCTCGACGTCGTCGTCTCGGTCCGTAAGCGCGAGCCCGTCGGCGACGATCCCTGGGGCGGATACACGCTGGAGTGGGCGACGAGTTCGCCGCCGCCGGAGTTCAATTTTACATCCTTGCCGCCGATTCACTCCGAGCGGCCGGTCTTCGATCTGCATCACCCGGCGGTTGCCGCCGAGGTTACGCCGTGAAAACCTTCGTTACGCTCTTCATCTCGTCGGCAACGTTCGGCATCGTCATTGCCGCGGTGTACTATGTGTGGTCGCGCGGCGAGTGGGCCGGAACGCTGCTGCTCGGACTGATGGCGATCGGCTTGACGTTCGCTTCGGGGTACGCGATCCTCGCCGAGCGCGATGCCGATCTCGACGGCGATCGTAAGGATCTCGAAAACGCGGACGCGGCCGGCGAAGACCTCGGAATCTACACGACATCGAGCGCGTGGCCGATCCTGATGGCCTTTTCGGTGCTCGTTTTTCTGATCGGCGCCGTGTGGATTCCGTTTCTGCTCGCGGTCGGGCTGGCCGCGATGCTGCTCGTTCTGTGGCGCCTGGGCGCCGAGAGCAGTAGAATCGCTTAGCATGGACGATACCTGGCCGAGCCTACCCCTCAACCGCTGGAAAGATACGGCGGACACGCTGCATCTGTATACGCAGATCGTCGGAAAGATCCGTCTCGCGCTCGCGCCGCTAGAGCGCGAGTGGGCGAACGTACCGCTGTACGTTACCGCCCGCGGTCTCACGACGACCGCCATTCCCTACGGCGAACGAGCTTTTGCGATCGACTTCGATTTGATCGCCCACGTCGTCGACATCGTCGTCAGCGACGGGCAGCGGCGCTCCATCCCGTTGCTCCCCGCCCCGAGCGTCGCCGATTTCTACCACCGCATGATGGAGGCGTTAGCCGAGTTGCGCATCGCGATTCGAATCTGGCCCGTGCCCTCGGAGATCCCCGAGCCGATTCGATTCACCGAAGATACGCAGCACGCATCCTACGATGCCGACTACGCCAATCGCTTTTGGCGCGTTTTGCTCCAAGTCGATATGATCCTCAAGGAACACCGAGCGCCGTTTCGCGGACGGCATACGCCGGTGCAGTTCTTTTGGGGGTCGTTCGATCTCGCGTACGCGCGTTTTTCGGGGCGCCCCGCAACGCCGCCGAGCGACGACATCATCATGCGAGTGGCCATGGACGCGCAAGAGATTTGCGCCGGATTTTGGCCTGGGGACGCGCGATTCCCCGAACCCGCGTTTTGGTGTTATGCGTTTCCCAAGCCCGCCTTCCTCGAGGCCTCGGCGATCGCGCCGTCCGCAGCCTACTGGAACGCCGGCCTCGGTGAATTCGTGCTGCGCTACGAGGACGTTCGCGCGAGCGACGCACCCCGCGAGATGCTCCGCCAATTTTTCGCCAGTACGTTCGACGCATGTGCGGCGTTGGCGAAGTGGAACGAGGTGGCGGAGGGTGAGGGGCGCCGCGCGTAGCACCAAGGAAGCATCATGCTTCTTTTGGGGATCGAGACCTCGTGCGACGATACCGCGACCGCCGTCGTACGCGACGGCTCGACCGTTCTCGCAAGCGTTTCGACCAACCAGGATCGCTTCCACGAAAAGTATGGCGGAATCGTACCCGAGATCGCGAGCCGCCAACACGTCGCGCTGCTCTCCGCTGCGGTTGAAGATGCGCTCGAGCGTGCCGGCACGAGCCTGGAGGCGATCGACGGCATCGCGGTGACGCGCGGCCCGGGCCTCATCGGCAGCCTGGTCGTCGGCGTCGCGGCTGCGAAGGCGCTGGCGTTCGCACTCGATAAATCGCTTTACGGCATCAATCATTTGCACGGCCATATCTTTGCCGCGTTTCTCGATCGCGCCGACGTTCCGCAGTATCCCTTTTTAGCGTTGCTCGTATCGGGCGGTCACACGCAACTCGTGCGCGTCGCGAACGCGACCGAGATGGTCGTCATCGCCCGCACGCGCGACGACGCCGCCGGCGAAGCGTACGACAAGACCGCACGTTTGATGGGGCTCGGATTTCCCGGCGGCCCGAAGCTCGACCGCTTGGCCAAAGACGGCGACGCGCGGGCGATCGCTTTTCCACGCAGCCGCCCCGATCGCAACTCGCTCGACATGTCGTTCTCCGGGTTAAAGACCTCGGTGCGCTACTTTCTCGAAACGGCCGACGGTCGAGCGGCGCGCCCCGAGGACGTGGCGGCGTCGTTTCAGGCGGCCGTCGTCGACGTGCTGATGCAGCGGGTCGGCGAGGCCTTCGAAAAGGGTGCGTACACGGGAGTCGTTCTTTCGGGCGGCGTTGCGGCGAACTCCGCCCTTGCGGCGGCTTTGCATGCATGGGGCGAACGTACGAGTGTGCCGGTCTTTATTCCACCGCCCCGCTATTGCACCGACAACGCGGCGATGATCGCCGGCGCCGCGTTTCATCAGGGTGAGGCCGTTCGCGTCGATCCGATCGCGCTATCGGCCGACCCGAATCTCCCGTTCGCGCTCGAACCCGCCCTTCGACAGGCTCCGTCCTTCGACAGGCTCCGTCCTTCGACAGGCTCAGGATGACAAAGAGAGGGGCGTTGTGATATCGCGTATTGGCGTTGTTGTTTGCTGTTTGCTTGCGTTCGGGGGGTGTACGCGGGCGGCGAATAACGCGGCTACCGCGCGGCCGGATACGATCGTTATCGCGCAGCAGCGCGAGCCGATGTCGCTCAATCCGGCGCTCGAGAACGGAACCTCATCGACCGAGTGGGGCCTCTTGCTGTTCTCGTATCTCGTGAAGTTCAACGACAAGGGCGAGTTGATCGGCGATGCGGCGACGGCCGTTCCGTCGTTGCGCAACGGGGGGATCAGTCCGGATGGCTTGACGGTGACGTATCACTTGCGCAAGGGCATCGAATTTGCCGACGGCACGCCGCTGACGGCCGCCGACGCCGCCTGGTCCGTCGACGCGATCAACGATCCGGCCAACAACGTGCAGAGCCGCTACGGCTACGACGACGTCGCGAAAGCGCAAGCGCCCGATCCGTCGACGCTCGTGCTGCATTTGAAGAAGCCCTTCGCACCGCTTTTGACGCTCGTACTCGCCCCGCAAGGCTTTCCGATTTTTCCCAAGCATCTGCTCGCAACGCATCCCGACTTCAATCACATTCCGTTCGACGCGCTGCCTATTGGATCGGGGCCATACGTGGTCGACCGCTGGCTTCACGGAGATCGCGTCGAGATGCATGCCAATCCGCACTACTGGCAGGGCAAACCGAAGATCGAGCATCTCGAGATTCGCTTCGTCGCCGATCCGAACACGGCGATCAACCTCCTAAAGACGCGCGAGGTGGATGGATACTTCAGCGATCTCGACTTCGGGAATTATCCGATCCTCAAGGCCGTGCCCGGCGTCGTCGTGACGAGTACGCCGGTCGATGCGGTGGGCGCGATCGTCTTCAACACCCAGGATCCGCTCACGAGCGACGCGCGCGTTCGCCGGGCGCTCGCCGAAGCGATGAACGTTCCGGCGCTCGTCGCCAAGAGCTACCGCGGCGCGCTCGATAGCCGCGCGGCCGGGAAGGGGCTGTTTATTTGGGCGTACGATGCGCACGCCTACCCGGATATCCCGTACGACCCGGCGCGAGCCCGCGTATTACTCTATAGCGCCGGCTGGCATCTCGGGCCCGACAAATTGCGTCATCGCAACGGCAAGACGCTCGATCTGCTGCTGATCGTTCAAGCCGCGACGCCCGGCGATCAAATCATCGGGAGTGCGATCCAGCAGTACGAACGAGCCGTTGGGGTCGACGTTTCGCTCAAGCAGTTCAACGTAACGCAGTTCGTGGCGCCGGCCGATGCGGGCGGTCCCGTCTACGGCGGCAAATTCCAAATGGCCCTCTACCCCTTCGTCAACGGCGACGATCCCGATACGACCGATCAATTCGCGTGCGCCAACGTGCCGCCGCACGGCTACAACAAGTCGCGCATCTGCGAACCGCGCATCGATGCGCTTTTAAATGCCGGTCGCACGACCTTCGACGTCGCTAAGCGCAAAGCGATCTACGCGCGCCTCGAAGAGCAACTGATCTCGCAACTGCCGATTGCCCTGCTCTATCAGCGCCGCGAGCTCGACGCGTTTTCGACACGCATTCACAATCAGACGACGTCGCTCTCGACCGCATTCTGGAACGTCGGCGCATGGTCGCTAGAAAAGTGAGTCACAGGTTTCCATGACGCAATACCGTTACATCCTTTGCGACGTTTTTACAAGCGATCGTTTCGCCGGCAATCAGCTCGCCGTTTTTCCCGATGCCGCCGGCCTAAACGACGCGCAGATGCAGGCGATCGCGCGCGAACTGAATCT is part of the Candidatus Baltobacteraceae bacterium genome and encodes:
- the tsaD gene encoding tRNA (adenosine(37)-N6)-threonylcarbamoyltransferase complex transferase subunit TsaD produces the protein MLLLGIETSCDDTATAVVRDGSTVLASVSTNQDRFHEKYGGIVPEIASRQHVALLSAAVEDALERAGTSLEAIDGIAVTRGPGLIGSLVVGVAAAKALAFALDKSLYGINHLHGHIFAAFLDRADVPQYPFLALLVSGGHTQLVRVANATEMVVIARTRDDAAGEAYDKTARLMGLGFPGGPKLDRLAKDGDARAIAFPRSRPDRNSLDMSFSGLKTSVRYFLETADGRAARPEDVAASFQAAVVDVLMQRVGEAFEKGAYTGVVLSGGVAANSALAAALHAWGERTSVPVFIPPPRYCTDNAAMIAGAAFHQGEAVRVDPIALSADPNLPFALEPALRQAPSFDRLRPSTGSG
- a CDS encoding peptide ABC transporter substrate-binding protein codes for the protein MLAFGGCTRAANNAATARPDTIVIAQQREPMSLNPALENGTSSTEWGLLLFSYLVKFNDKGELIGDAATAVPSLRNGGISPDGLTVTYHLRKGIEFADGTPLTAADAAWSVDAINDPANNVQSRYGYDDVAKAQAPDPSTLVLHLKKPFAPLLTLVLAPQGFPIFPKHLLATHPDFNHIPFDALPIGSGPYVVDRWLHGDRVEMHANPHYWQGKPKIEHLEIRFVADPNTAINLLKTREVDGYFSDLDFGNYPILKAVPGVVVTSTPVDAVGAIVFNTQDPLTSDARVRRALAEAMNVPALVAKSYRGALDSRAAGKGLFIWAYDAHAYPDIPYDPARARVLLYSAGWHLGPDKLRHRNGKTLDLLLIVQAATPGDQIIGSAIQQYERAVGVDVSLKQFNVTQFVAPADAGGPVYGGKFQMALYPFVNGDDPDTTDQFACANVPPHGYNKSRICEPRIDALLNAGRTTFDVAKRKAIYARLEEQLISQLPIALLYQRRELDAFSTRIHNQTTSLSTAFWNVGAWSLEK
- a CDS encoding DUF5996 family protein, which translates into the protein MDDTWPSLPLNRWKDTADTLHLYTQIVGKIRLALAPLEREWANVPLYVTARGLTTTAIPYGERAFAIDFDLIAHVVDIVVSDGQRRSIPLLPAPSVADFYHRMMEALAELRIAIRIWPVPSEIPEPIRFTEDTQHASYDADYANRFWRVLLQVDMILKEHRAPFRGRHTPVQFFWGSFDLAYARFSGRPATPPSDDIIMRVAMDAQEICAGFWPGDARFPEPAFWCYAFPKPAFLEASAIAPSAAYWNAGLGEFVLRYEDVRASDAPREMLRQFFASTFDACAALAKWNEVAEGEGRRA